From the Leucobacter tenebrionis genome, one window contains:
- a CDS encoding nucleotidyltransferase domain-containing protein translates to MRRPYDPSIDAWVPWSAERVAAAIDGTGAWLSGGWGLDMWLGRVTRAHRDIDVSVTRDDWYALAAALRTELRFFRAESGWLTELRDDVQVPPVNTWCADSAGRWCLQINLEAGDAAGWRYRRDERVTRAWEATVVAIEGVPVMAPEVQLLWKSCRPSPKDEADWSAVLPALDDDSREWLRAAVRLAHPESPMNREYQGGRKASPRNRASVP, encoded by the coding sequence ATGCGACGTCCCTACGATCCGTCGATTGACGCGTGGGTCCCATGGTCGGCTGAACGAGTGGCGGCCGCCATCGACGGCACCGGGGCCTGGCTTTCAGGTGGCTGGGGGTTGGACATGTGGCTGGGACGCGTCACGCGAGCACATCGCGACATCGATGTGAGCGTCACGCGCGACGACTGGTACGCCCTCGCAGCGGCGCTTCGAACGGAGTTGAGGTTCTTCCGGGCGGAATCTGGATGGCTCACTGAGCTGCGTGACGACGTCCAGGTTCCACCCGTCAACACGTGGTGCGCAGATTCCGCTGGCCGTTGGTGCCTGCAGATCAACCTTGAGGCCGGCGACGCAGCGGGATGGCGCTACCGCCGAGACGAGCGCGTCACTCGCGCATGGGAGGCGACGGTCGTCGCGATCGAAGGTGTGCCCGTCATGGCGCCCGAGGTTCAGCTGCTGTGGAAGAGTTGCCGCCCGTCACCGAAGGACGAGGCGGACTGGTCCGCGGTGCTTCCCGCACTTGATGACGATTCCCGTGAGTGGTTGCGTGCCGCCGTGCGCCTCGCCCATCCAGAGTCGCCGATGAACAGGGAGTACCAAGGGGGCAGGAAGGCGTCGCCACGGAACCGCGCATCAGTGCCCTGA
- a CDS encoding LysE family translocator: protein MPDMQALVAFAVMSFVLIVVPGPSVLFVIGRSLALGRRGGLLSVLGNELGGLPLVLLVSVGLGAVVAQSAMVFLVVKLLGAGYLVYLGVQAIRHRRVDTGAMTASGNGPSSSWRVLREGFIVGVTNPKTIVFFVAVLPQFVTPQNGSVAVQMAVLGLVFTVIAFACDACWALVASAARQWFATSPRRLSTMRATGGGMLVGMGATLALAPAKS from the coding sequence ATGCCGGATATGCAGGCGCTTGTAGCGTTCGCCGTGATGTCGTTCGTGCTGATCGTGGTGCCGGGGCCGAGCGTGCTGTTCGTCATCGGGCGGTCGCTGGCGCTGGGTCGGCGGGGTGGGTTGTTGAGCGTGCTCGGGAACGAGCTCGGCGGTCTACCGCTTGTTCTCCTGGTGTCCGTGGGGCTCGGTGCCGTCGTCGCGCAGTCCGCGATGGTGTTCCTGGTGGTCAAGCTGCTGGGGGCGGGGTATCTCGTGTATCTGGGGGTGCAGGCGATCCGGCATCGGCGCGTGGACACCGGCGCGATGACTGCTTCCGGGAACGGCCCGTCGTCGTCGTGGCGCGTGCTGCGCGAGGGCTTCATCGTCGGCGTGACGAATCCGAAGACGATCGTGTTCTTCGTGGCGGTGCTCCCGCAGTTCGTCACTCCGCAGAACGGGTCCGTCGCGGTGCAGATGGCGGTCCTGGGGCTCGTATTCACGGTGATCGCGTTCGCCTGCGATGCGTGCTGGGCCCTGGTGGCCTCCGCGGCGCGTCAGTGGTTCGCGACCTCGCCGCGGAGGTTGTCGACGATGCGCGCGACCGGCGGCGGGATGCTGGTCGGCATGGGCGCGACCCTCGCCCTCGCCCCCGCGAAGAGCTGA
- a CDS encoding MFS transporter: MAVQASPRTQGTTMRWWALMVAIAAVLVDMIDNQIVTVALPTIQRELGALDAGLQWISAGYALGFALTLITGARLGDRFGYTRLFVAGMSVFAVASLAAGVAPTSEILIAARVVQGVGSGLMVPQVLSFIHTGFQGAEQAKAMSFYAAAFPLGGLAGPMLGGILTQADLFGTGWRAVFLVNVPIGVIAVIGALITMPRHAVTRRRGLDLSGLLLLTLALLAALFPIVQGRELGWPWWAIALMLASIPLFALFLTAQRSSARRGAEPLIDPTLLRSTSLLAVQAVLFVVNASVAVFFVLTLHLQETLGYTPLQAALTFVPATVGIVAGNVLAFRLTARLGRVLPAAGVTCTLASLTVIAVLALLLGRDLSGWTILVPALVFGAGMGAALNSLFASYMAHTSPEQAGSASGILNTTIQLGTATGIALFGTLYFTAVGQGSETATAYSLLAAAALLAVGLALTPATPKATTATPATATPDTTVQAHEGVR, translated from the coding sequence GTGGCCGTCCAAGCTTCGCCGCGTACCCAGGGGACGACCATGCGCTGGTGGGCGCTCATGGTCGCGATCGCCGCCGTGCTGGTGGACATGATCGACAACCAGATCGTCACGGTCGCACTGCCCACCATCCAGCGCGAGCTCGGCGCTCTGGATGCCGGCCTGCAGTGGATCTCGGCGGGCTACGCGCTGGGGTTCGCACTGACCTTGATCACGGGCGCACGCCTCGGAGATCGGTTCGGATACACTCGCCTGTTCGTCGCTGGCATGAGCGTCTTCGCTGTCGCCTCGCTGGCCGCCGGGGTTGCGCCAACTTCTGAGATCCTGATTGCCGCGCGCGTGGTGCAGGGCGTCGGCTCTGGGTTGATGGTTCCGCAGGTGCTGTCGTTCATCCACACCGGCTTCCAGGGCGCGGAGCAGGCGAAGGCGATGAGCTTCTACGCCGCCGCGTTCCCGCTCGGCGGCCTCGCTGGTCCCATGCTCGGCGGTATCCTTACCCAGGCCGACTTGTTCGGGACGGGATGGCGCGCCGTGTTCCTCGTCAATGTGCCCATCGGCGTCATCGCGGTGATCGGCGCCCTGATCACCATGCCCCGGCACGCGGTGACGCGGCGCCGCGGGTTGGACCTCAGTGGTCTCCTGCTGCTCACGCTCGCCCTGCTCGCTGCGCTGTTTCCGATCGTGCAGGGCAGGGAGCTCGGCTGGCCGTGGTGGGCCATCGCTCTGATGCTCGCGAGCATCCCCCTGTTCGCGCTCTTCCTCACCGCCCAGCGCTCATCCGCAAGACGCGGAGCAGAGCCTCTGATCGACCCCACTCTGCTCCGTTCGACCAGCCTGCTCGCCGTCCAGGCGGTGTTGTTCGTCGTCAACGCGTCGGTCGCGGTGTTCTTCGTCCTCACGCTCCACCTCCAGGAGACCCTTGGATACACCCCCCTGCAGGCAGCCCTCACGTTCGTGCCGGCAACCGTCGGCATCGTCGCCGGGAACGTCCTCGCATTCCGGCTCACTGCCCGGCTCGGGAGAGTCCTCCCCGCGGCCGGCGTCACGTGCACCCTTGCCAGCCTCACCGTGATCGCCGTTCTCGCGCTCCTGCTCGGACGGGACCTGAGCGGATGGACCATACTCGTCCCCGCGCTCGTGTTCGGGGCAGGCATGGGCGCAGCCCTGAACTCCCTGTTCGCCTCGTACATGGCCCACACCAGCCCCGAACAAGCAGGATCGGCCTCCGGCATCCTGAACACGACCATCCAGCTCGGCACCGCTACCGGCATCGCCCTCTTCGGCACCCTCTACTTCACCGCCGTCGGCCAGGGCTCCGAGACCGCCACCGCATACAGCCTCCTCGCAGCAGCCGCGCTCCTCGCGGTCGGACTCGCCCTCACCCCGGCAACGCCGAAGGCGACCACAGCCACCCCGGCCACCGCCACGCCGGACACCACCGTTCAAGCTCACGAAGGAGTCCGATAG
- a CDS encoding FAD-dependent oxidoreductase has protein sequence MRAVVVGGGIAGPATAMALQAVGIEPLLLDANPADRGEVGSWFTIAANGVAALDAIGALEQVRGLGVPTDRNVMVSASGRTLGVIPLGAAREDGTVALSFKRTRLASALTDLARQRGIEVRSQSRVTSASTDDRGASVTLESGETIAGDLVIGADGINSVVRSAIDPQAPTRRYMGLANFGGITESTALAASLEPGAWRLVFGRRAFFGALPTPAGDVVWFVNVPRQPVSRQERATTPPATWRALLADLAAADPGPFHDLITTGRLELAGDNTYDLPHVPTWHRGRLGLVGDAIHAPAPSSGQGASMALEDAVVLASCLHTETTPERAFTTFEEQRRRRVERIVAEGARSSSSKTAGSMQRIVQDAILRIVFQRIATRDTQAWITDHRVTLPAGVTPP, from the coding sequence ATGCGTGCGGTGGTCGTGGGCGGAGGTATCGCGGGGCCGGCGACGGCGATGGCGTTGCAGGCTGTGGGGATCGAACCCCTTCTGCTGGATGCGAACCCGGCCGACAGGGGCGAGGTCGGGTCGTGGTTCACCATCGCGGCCAACGGTGTCGCCGCACTCGACGCGATCGGGGCGCTGGAGCAGGTTCGCGGGCTCGGGGTCCCCACCGATCGGAACGTCATGGTGAGCGCATCGGGACGCACCCTCGGTGTCATCCCCCTCGGAGCCGCACGCGAGGACGGCACAGTGGCGCTGTCGTTCAAGCGAACCCGACTGGCCTCAGCTTTGACGGATCTGGCACGGCAACGGGGCATTGAGGTGCGCTCGCAGTCCCGCGTGACTAGCGCATCCACGGACGATCGCGGAGCCAGCGTGACATTGGAATCAGGTGAGACGATCGCCGGGGACCTCGTGATCGGGGCCGATGGGATCAACTCGGTGGTACGTTCCGCGATCGACCCACAAGCGCCGACGAGGCGTTACATGGGGCTGGCCAACTTTGGCGGGATCACGGAGAGCACCGCGCTCGCGGCAAGCCTGGAACCAGGCGCGTGGCGACTGGTCTTCGGCAGGCGCGCGTTCTTCGGCGCACTGCCGACCCCGGCCGGTGATGTCGTGTGGTTCGTCAACGTCCCACGACAGCCCGTCTCACGGCAGGAGCGGGCCACCACTCCCCCCGCCACATGGCGGGCGTTGCTCGCCGACCTCGCCGCCGCGGATCCCGGCCCGTTCCACGACCTCATCACCACCGGCCGACTCGAACTCGCCGGCGACAATACCTACGACCTGCCCCACGTCCCCACCTGGCACCGAGGACGCCTCGGACTCGTCGGTGACGCGATCCACGCGCCCGCCCCGAGCTCAGGCCAAGGCGCCTCGATGGCACTGGAAGATGCCGTCGTCCTCGCCTCCTGTCTCCACACGGAGACCACGCCCGAGCGTGCATTCACCACCTTCGAAGAGCAGCGGCGCCGCCGGGTCGAACGCATCGTCGCCGAAGGAGCACGCTCAAGCAGCTCCAAGACAGCCGGCTCCATGCAACGCATCGTCCAAGACGCCATCCTGCGCATCGTCTTCCAGCGCATCGCCACACGAGACACGCAGGCCTGGATAACCGACCACCGCGTCACCCTCCCCGCTGGCGTCACACCACCCTGA
- a CDS encoding TetR/AcrR family transcriptional regulator, with protein MPARIDPQERRQQVIEATFRLVVAEGIEGVSLRKVADESGLNIGSVRHYFDGHHDLLTAAAEEAGARMGHRLTAHRAEGLRGLTGEAALDALQALVEAVMPVDARRRDEAIVVVELIMASRTMPVFRAMSERMAADLAAVLREALDSLDVPDVDLAAAQLAAVIGGLTLDTVTPHGALSVERMRAVLRAHLQMLLANARHG; from the coding sequence ATGCCCGCACGGATCGATCCGCAGGAGCGTCGTCAGCAGGTGATCGAGGCGACATTCCGCCTCGTGGTGGCCGAGGGCATCGAGGGTGTGTCGCTGCGGAAGGTGGCCGATGAGTCCGGTCTGAACATCGGCTCGGTGCGGCACTACTTCGATGGACATCACGATCTGCTCACCGCAGCGGCGGAGGAGGCGGGCGCCCGGATGGGTCACCGGCTCACCGCCCATCGCGCCGAAGGACTGCGCGGGCTCACCGGTGAGGCGGCGCTTGACGCCCTGCAAGCCCTGGTCGAGGCCGTCATGCCGGTCGATGCGCGGCGTCGTGACGAGGCAATCGTGGTCGTCGAACTGATCATGGCCTCCCGGACGATGCCGGTGTTCCGCGCGATGTCCGAACGCATGGCCGCTGACCTTGCTGCTGTCTTACGCGAGGCGCTCGACTCCCTCGACGTGCCAGACGTCGACCTCGCCGCTGCGCAGCTCGCCGCCGTCATCGGCGGGCTGACCCTGGACACCGTGACACCGCACGGCGCCCTGAGCGTCGAACGCATGCGAGCCGTCCTGCGGGCGCATCTGCAGATGCTGCTCGCGAACGCGCGTCACGGGTAA
- a CDS encoding LysR family transcriptional regulator — MELRQLEHFVAVADERHFTRAAAKVHLAQSSLSSSIAALERELGAELLVRSSRKVELTEAGRALLPAAHRSLEAARDGQDAVAAVRGVLRGRLRVGTIQALGGIPLTRWLADFHERHPEVHLRVHHDAVPSLIHDVVSGDLDIAVADRPFERAHLHERPLVAQSLVLAVNHRDPLARRRRVRLSDLADRQFAEYRSDSALRARIDVACEEAGLHRRSIFEADTIADLLSAVEHGIGIALVPPETMVGYPHLRTVNTEPEIGRELVMVYAANRPPSPATDRFLSTIEYSLTSDGGR; from the coding sequence ATGGAACTTCGGCAACTGGAGCACTTCGTCGCCGTGGCCGACGAACGACATTTCACGCGCGCCGCAGCGAAGGTGCACCTGGCGCAGTCGAGTCTGTCCAGTTCGATCGCCGCGCTTGAACGCGAACTCGGTGCCGAACTGCTGGTTCGTTCCAGCCGCAAGGTCGAACTCACCGAGGCAGGCCGCGCACTCCTGCCTGCGGCTCACCGATCTCTCGAGGCTGCCCGTGACGGGCAGGACGCGGTAGCCGCTGTACGCGGTGTGCTCCGGGGCCGTCTCCGCGTCGGGACTATCCAGGCGCTCGGCGGCATCCCGTTGACGCGATGGCTCGCGGACTTCCACGAGCGCCATCCTGAAGTCCACTTGCGCGTCCATCACGACGCGGTACCGAGTCTCATCCACGATGTGGTTTCCGGAGACCTCGACATCGCAGTGGCCGATCGCCCGTTCGAGAGAGCCCACCTGCACGAGCGACCTCTGGTTGCGCAGTCGCTCGTGCTCGCCGTCAACCATCGCGACCCGCTCGCCCGCCGCCGACGAGTTCGCCTGAGTGACCTTGCCGACCGTCAGTTCGCTGAGTATCGCTCCGACTCTGCGCTCCGCGCACGGATCGACGTCGCGTGCGAGGAAGCGGGCCTCCATCGGCGGAGCATCTTCGAAGCCGACACCATCGCGGACCTGCTGAGCGCCGTCGAGCACGGCATCGGGATCGCCCTGGTTCCCCCCGAAACGATGGTTGGCTACCCGCACCTGCGGACGGTGAACACCGAGCCCGAGATCGGTCGCGAACTTGTGATGGTGTACGCCGCCAACCGGCCACCCAGCCCGGCAACGGACCGGTTTCTCAGCACCATCGAGTACTCATTGACGAGTGACGGAGGGCGATGA
- a CDS encoding MarR family winged helix-turn-helix transcriptional regulator, protein MGSSREDAEEAFGAAVQRYQRVTQAFDDAVGRALDLGATELRCLDWLTEGVMSSGELAKAIGLRPAATTTLVDRLCRRGLVRRGPAPADRRKVLIELTPEGQEVLWRMYGPLVQDGHRLLGEFDAEQILAFERLLSAMASNAEEHTRRVAAGVGTSGP, encoded by the coding sequence GTGGGCTCGTCGCGGGAAGACGCTGAGGAGGCGTTCGGTGCGGCTGTCCAGCGGTATCAGCGGGTGACGCAGGCCTTCGATGACGCGGTGGGTCGCGCGTTGGATCTTGGGGCGACCGAGCTGCGGTGTTTGGACTGGTTGACGGAGGGTGTGATGTCTTCGGGCGAGTTGGCGAAGGCTATTGGGCTGCGGCCAGCGGCGACGACCACGCTGGTCGATCGTCTGTGTCGTCGCGGTCTCGTGCGTCGTGGGCCGGCACCGGCGGACCGTCGGAAAGTCCTGATCGAGTTGACTCCGGAGGGGCAGGAGGTCCTCTGGAGGATGTACGGACCCCTCGTGCAGGATGGGCACCGGCTTCTGGGGGAGTTCGACGCCGAGCAGATCCTCGCCTTCGAGCGGCTCCTGTCCGCGATGGCGAGCAATGCAGAAGAACACACTCGGCGAGTGGCAGCGGGCGTCGGGACGTCTGGCCCGTGA
- a CDS encoding alpha/beta hydrolase, protein MAGSELPHIFLLLNATSTTLAIAEGAPFSIVGGVALALSSLAAIGQVAVIVLASRGRSAISDSLAAAYGDVGLSRSPGWRHWLRAALAPARLRRRSVERTSAIRYGPDRAAHLLDLYRARDLKAAKGFVIHFHGGGFFSGRRSKEARLLMEQLAAAGWIGISADYRLEPAVFPDQVVDAKRVLAWTREHARDYGADPETVVLVGGSAGAHIATICALAAGDPRFQPGFEDADTRVSAVIGLYGYYGPAPTRGLPSAPEDYLSEATGRTSSVDIPPTLIVHGDRDPMVAPAMARTMAEQLRDASADQVVYVELPGGHHTLDRFDSLRCSALTDGVDDFLQRALG, encoded by the coding sequence ATGGCGGGCAGTGAACTGCCGCACATCTTCCTCCTCCTGAATGCCACGTCAACAACGTTGGCAATTGCGGAGGGCGCGCCCTTCTCGATCGTCGGGGGCGTGGCGCTGGCGCTTTCGTCGCTGGCCGCGATCGGGCAGGTCGCCGTGATCGTCTTGGCGAGCCGTGGACGATCCGCCATCTCTGACTCATTGGCTGCCGCTTATGGCGACGTCGGTCTGTCACGATCACCGGGTTGGCGGCATTGGCTGCGCGCCGCGCTGGCCCCGGCACGCCTCCGTCGGCGCAGCGTGGAACGGACTAGCGCCATCCGCTATGGCCCCGACCGGGCAGCACACCTCCTCGATCTCTATCGTGCACGTGATCTGAAAGCCGCCAAGGGCTTCGTCATCCACTTCCATGGCGGGGGCTTCTTTAGCGGCCGCCGAAGCAAAGAGGCGCGCCTGTTGATGGAACAACTGGCAGCAGCGGGCTGGATCGGCATCAGCGCCGACTATCGCCTCGAACCCGCGGTGTTCCCCGACCAGGTAGTCGACGCGAAACGGGTGCTTGCCTGGACACGGGAGCACGCCAGAGACTACGGGGCTGATCCTGAGACCGTCGTTCTCGTCGGAGGGTCCGCCGGTGCTCATATCGCGACGATCTGCGCTCTTGCTGCGGGCGACCCACGGTTCCAGCCGGGGTTCGAAGACGCCGATACGAGAGTGTCGGCCGTCATCGGGTTGTACGGGTACTACGGTCCCGCGCCAACACGCGGACTGCCCTCCGCGCCCGAAGACTACCTCAGCGAGGCAACCGGAAGAACCTCGTCAGTCGACATACCGCCGACCCTGATCGTTCACGGCGACCGCGATCCCATGGTCGCCCCGGCAATGGCGCGGACGATGGCCGAGCAGTTGCGCGATGCCTCGGCCGATCAGGTCGTCTACGTCGAGCTACCCGGGGGGCACCACACCTTGGACCGGTTCGATTCACTACGCTGCTCAGCCTTGACTGACGGCGTTGATGACTTTCTGCAGCGAGCTTTGGGGTGA
- a CDS encoding PA2928 family protein has translation MDRTKQTRSPADGEHPHGDRKRRRWLMPAVWVMVPLLAIAGVVTLVETTTSPAETRPSNAIATGEIVGGRHVAVLAYETDTFPHVDLFRIGSIGYSVQAIAFDLDTGERLWDTMLSNDFPSIGAEALAVGGGYAYVRTDDGLVILDAATGGIEARDEQVPGLEDDYVASLTSYAYDEPSRQIVLRDRDDAVLAIPVGSVTAKPAPPDVSLRWEGELTATEPDPFLYSQTMEDATNHKAQLPGPEPEPDPLTGIVPDTNMLRASWAPDDAWTANIVLDPNTGYAAGSDQGFAVSEAHEGGRYTYQVADLETRTSQARLDVPSGAGIDTVTVDAAGYVVMTVPNADQQGLLVVATADSIRASVIGERGWLGW, from the coding sequence ATGGATCGGACGAAGCAGACCCGCTCGCCTGCCGACGGCGAGCATCCGCACGGCGACAGGAAGCGCCGTCGGTGGCTGATGCCCGCCGTCTGGGTGATGGTGCCACTGCTCGCGATCGCCGGCGTCGTCACCCTCGTCGAGACGACGACCAGCCCGGCCGAGACGCGGCCGTCGAACGCGATCGCCACCGGAGAGATCGTCGGAGGCAGGCATGTCGCGGTTCTCGCGTACGAGACCGACACCTTCCCGCACGTCGACCTTTTCCGCATCGGCTCGATCGGCTACAGCGTGCAGGCCATCGCGTTCGACCTCGACACCGGGGAGCGCCTGTGGGACACGATGCTCTCCAACGACTTCCCGTCGATCGGGGCCGAGGCCCTCGCCGTGGGCGGCGGCTACGCCTACGTCCGCACCGACGACGGGCTGGTGATCCTCGACGCCGCGACCGGCGGCATCGAGGCCCGCGACGAGCAGGTACCGGGGCTGGAGGACGACTACGTCGCCTCACTCACCTCGTACGCCTATGACGAGCCATCCCGGCAGATCGTGCTGCGCGACCGGGACGACGCCGTCCTCGCCATCCCCGTCGGCTCCGTCACCGCGAAGCCTGCACCGCCGGACGTCTCGCTCCGCTGGGAGGGCGAGCTCACCGCCACCGAGCCCGATCCGTTCCTGTACTCGCAGACGATGGAAGACGCCACGAACCACAAGGCTCAGCTACCGGGACCGGAGCCGGAGCCGGACCCGCTGACCGGCATCGTGCCCGACACCAACATGCTGCGCGCCTCCTGGGCGCCGGACGACGCCTGGACCGCGAACATCGTGCTCGACCCGAACACCGGATACGCAGCCGGCTCCGACCAAGGGTTCGCGGTGTCCGAGGCGCACGAGGGCGGCAGGTACACCTACCAGGTCGCCGACCTCGAGACCCGAACGTCGCAGGCGCGGCTCGATGTCCCTTCCGGGGCGGGGATCGACACCGTCACGGTCGACGCGGCCGGATACGTCGTAATGACGGTCCCCAATGCGGATCAGCAAGGCCTCCTCGTCGTCGCCACCGCCGACTCCATCCGCGCGTCGGTGATCGGCGAACGGGGATGGCTCGGGTGGTGA
- a CDS encoding ATP-binding cassette domain-containing protein, translating into MAHLDVASVAYTLADGRSLLRDVSLSLGAGERVAVIGANGAGKSTLLRIVTGELSPDSGAVTRDGSLGVMRQFVTGATVSELLLSVAQPVIRDAAARLARSEAMMNERGTTESQMAYASAVAAWGEVGGYDAEVLWDVCTVAALGMPFDRCRHRSLSTLSGGEQKRLALEALLRGSDDLLLLDEPDNSLDVPGKRWLEEQLRATGKGVLYVSHDRELLARTATSIVTLELGAAGNTAWTHPGGFDTYHRARGQRFERLDELRRRWDEEHAKLRSLMLMYKQKAAYNSDMASRHRAAQTRLTRFEEAGPPQEQPREQRLQMRLRGGRTGKRVLTCEALELTGLMRAFDFEAHFGDRVAVLGSNGSGKSHFLRLLAAGGTDPAPGQEPVTDTRIEPVPHGGTARLGARVRPGWFAQNRSRPDLAGRTLLDILHRGDEHRTGLPREDASRVLARYELAKSAEQLFDSLSGGQQARFQVLLLELGGATMLLLDEPTDNLDLVSAEALQHALRAFEGTVLAVTHDRWFARDFDRFLIFGADGDVYESSEPVWDEARVTRERK; encoded by the coding sequence ATGGCTCATCTCGATGTCGCCTCGGTGGCGTACACGCTGGCGGATGGGCGGTCGCTGCTGCGTGACGTCTCGCTCAGCCTGGGGGCGGGTGAGCGGGTCGCCGTGATCGGCGCGAACGGCGCGGGGAAGAGCACCCTGCTTCGGATCGTCACGGGCGAACTCTCACCGGACTCCGGCGCGGTGACTCGTGACGGCAGCTTGGGTGTGATGCGTCAGTTCGTCACGGGCGCGACGGTCAGCGAACTGTTGCTGTCGGTCGCGCAGCCGGTGATCCGCGATGCCGCCGCGCGGCTTGCGCGCTCTGAGGCCATGATGAACGAGCGGGGCACAACCGAGTCGCAGATGGCGTACGCGTCGGCCGTTGCTGCATGGGGCGAGGTGGGCGGCTATGACGCCGAGGTGTTGTGGGATGTCTGCACGGTCGCCGCTCTCGGAATGCCGTTCGATCGGTGTCGCCACCGGTCGTTGTCCACGCTGTCAGGTGGGGAGCAGAAGCGGCTGGCGCTAGAGGCGCTGTTGCGCGGCTCGGATGATCTGCTGCTGCTGGATGAGCCGGACAACTCCCTGGACGTGCCGGGCAAACGCTGGCTGGAAGAGCAGTTGCGCGCGACGGGCAAGGGCGTGCTCTACGTGAGCCACGACCGTGAGCTGCTGGCCCGGACCGCGACCTCGATCGTGACGCTGGAACTCGGCGCGGCGGGCAACACCGCGTGGACGCATCCGGGCGGATTCGACACCTACCACCGCGCGCGGGGACAGCGGTTCGAGCGGTTGGACGAGCTTCGCCGCCGCTGGGACGAAGAGCATGCGAAGCTGCGCTCGCTCATGCTCATGTACAAGCAGAAGGCTGCGTACAACTCCGATATGGCTTCCCGGCATCGGGCAGCGCAGACCCGGCTGACACGCTTCGAGGAGGCCGGGCCTCCGCAGGAACAGCCTCGCGAGCAGCGTCTTCAGATGCGGCTGCGCGGTGGTCGGACCGGCAAGCGGGTGTTGACCTGCGAGGCGCTGGAGCTGACGGGTCTGATGCGTGCGTTTGACTTCGAGGCGCACTTCGGTGATCGGGTCGCGGTGCTCGGCTCGAATGGGTCGGGCAAGTCGCACTTCCTGCGCCTGCTCGCGGCCGGGGGCACCGACCCCGCACCGGGCCAGGAGCCCGTGACCGATACGAGGATCGAACCCGTGCCGCACGGCGGCACAGCGCGGCTCGGTGCGCGGGTACGGCCGGGATGGTTTGCTCAGAATCGCAGTCGTCCAGACCTCGCTGGCCGCACGCTGCTGGACATCCTGCACCGCGGCGACGAGCACCGCACTGGCCTTCCGCGAGAGGACGCCTCGCGGGTACTCGCGCGCTACGAACTGGCGAAGTCCGCAGAGCAACTCTTCGACTCGCTCTCGGGCGGGCAACAGGCACGGTTCCAGGTGCTGCTGCTGGAACTCGGCGGAGCGACGATGCTGCTGCTGGACGAGCCGACCGACAACCTCGACCTCGTCTCCGCCGAAGCCCTCCAGCACGCGCTCAGGGCATTTGAGGGCACGGTGCTCGCCGTAACTCATGATCGTTGGTTCGCCCGCGACTTCGATCGTTTCCTCATCTTCGGAGCCGACGGAGACGTCTACGAGAGCAGCGAGCCCGTGTGGGACGAGGCCCGCGTCACCAGGGAAAGAAAGTAG
- a CDS encoding TetR/AcrR family transcriptional regulator, with product MSSAGPRRSPKPGERRRDPERTRARILDAATSEFAAHGYAGARVGSIAARAGVNQQLISYYFDGKEGLAKAISERWREREDELVSSDMPLPEKIRHYALEALHNPESVRLLAWSGLEYDGPQGDPDYASRSERLSRNAEQIRQLQVDGQLDDGIDPTVLMVMLMGAAMAPTFLPHVIQGLTGADPTSEEFLRAYAGQIERLAEIILRDSDRR from the coding sequence ATGAGTTCCGCAGGTCCGCGTCGATCACCGAAGCCAGGGGAGCGGCGGCGTGATCCCGAGCGGACTCGGGCGCGAATCCTCGACGCGGCGACCAGCGAGTTCGCCGCACACGGTTACGCTGGCGCGCGAGTCGGCTCCATCGCGGCGCGTGCGGGGGTGAACCAGCAGCTGATCTCGTACTACTTCGACGGCAAGGAGGGCCTCGCGAAGGCCATCTCCGAACGCTGGCGGGAGCGTGAGGACGAGCTTGTCTCCTCGGACATGCCGCTGCCTGAGAAGATCCGCCACTATGCTCTCGAGGCGCTCCACAATCCCGAGAGCGTCCGCCTGCTTGCCTGGAGTGGGCTTGAATACGATGGGCCACAGGGCGACCCCGACTACGCCTCGCGCTCCGAACGCCTCAGCCGCAATGCCGAACAGATCCGCCAACTTCAGGTCGACGGGCAGCTCGACGACGGCATCGACCCTACGGTCCTCATGGTCATGCTCATGGGTGCGGCGATGGCCCCCACCTTCCTGCCCCATGTCATCCAGGGACTCACTGGGGCCGATCCAACCTCTGAGGAGTTCCTACGCGCATACGCCGGCCAGATCGAACGCCTCGCCGAGATCATTCTCCGCGACTCCGACCGGCGGTGA